Part of the Spinacia oleracea cultivar Varoflay chromosome 5, BTI_SOV_V1, whole genome shotgun sequence genome, TATTTAAGTCTAAACAATATTGCATTTTAGTGATAAATCGTCGATTAGATAATATAGTATCCACCACTAGGTACAATCAAAAtcaattaatatatatatatatatatatatatatatatatatatattgttaatAACTACTAATATACTGTCAACATCTAAGAGTAGGAGCAAGAATCAGCGATCAGATAATATAGTGTCCAGCAAAATATATACGAAATTCTATTTGATTTGAAAGTTTTCTCAATCACTGAAATTAACTCGGAATTTTCGCATATATATAATTGTCCTGCCATGTTATAGCTACTCCGTATTTCTTTTGATATTTAAGACTTGCAaattagaaagagaaaagatCGAAACAGTTTTGGTTTCATATATTTAAGACTTAATTTCccactaattaatttaatatcaACTTTCAGCTTGGTGGACAAAGTTGGAGTGTACAATTAGGGAGAAGAGATTCGACAACGGCAAGTCAAAGTGCAGCGAACTCCAATATTCCTGCCCCAACTTTGAATCTCTCCCAACTCATACCATTCTTCACCAACAGAGGCTTTACTACCCAAGATTTGGTGGCTTTATCAGGTTTATATCAATTTCTACCCACTTTTTTTATTCATACATTTCTTACTTTCTAAGGGTGTCTTTGGTACACTACTTTTAAgggtgtttttgtagtagtaCGGATTGGCTATTAACTAACCGGGTGATGATAAAAGTCACaaattgcgacaacatttagttgtcgcaatcttacacgtcggagtttaattggtacatatacgCGCCACGCAGGTCATGAATCATcggaatatttttactatcaatctaatatttttactataaaaataagtaaatatgATATTCGacataaagaaggaaacaaattagaatattaaaattttcctacctttttatgaaacatgtataataggttatatatataagttaaatactttaatttccaatttaaatcatgacacataagcatgacatgtcatcattgtgacacggcttaaaggtcgcatgttgcgacctttatcattttcgtaacTAATTAATGTCGTTACCCATTATAATTGTAGGTGCTCACACTATAGGGCAAGCAAGATGTACAACTTTCCGGTCACACATATATAATGAGACTAACATAAACTCCACATTTGCGACATCTTTGCAAGCAAATTGTCCTAGCACTGGAGGTGACAACAACCTTTCACCACTTGACAAGACGAGCCCAACGACGTTTGACAATGCCTACTTCACCAACTTGATGAGCCAACAAGGACTTCTTCATTCAGATCAAGAATTGTATAGTGGAAATAGTGGAACCACAGACTCTCAAGTTTCGTCTTATAGTTCCAGTTCTTCCACATTCTTCACGGATTTCTCTACTGCAATGCTTAAGATGGGTAACATGAGTGTTCTTACTGGCACCACTGGAGAAGTCAGAACTAATTGTAGGAAGACCAACTGATTTGAGGTTTTCAACTTCTTTGACACCTGAATTTCAGTTGAAACTcaacaaacaaaacaattgtAAGGAAAGAGCTAGCTTTGAGTTGTAATTCTAAAAGTCAAATTTTATGAAATTGTAATCTTGTATGATTAGTTTTTAAACCGTGCTATATATGCACGGTTTTCTTACTTGAAAAAATTGGTTATATTGCCTATGGAAATAGGAGATGATACGAAAATTTTAAAACAATAGAAGATAATGCATTTGGATTgtgataaaaataattaaaattggaTGTGAAACAAAATTAATTGTATGTGAtccaagggaaaaaaaaaacagaacaaGACATATGTTCCGGGTATAAAACAATGAGCTTTGGATTGAAAGTCCTTTCGTTGATGTGGAAGACTCCACGAATACCTGCACACGAGTAAGGTTACTAGTCTCGGGGTGTTTTcaaggaaagcccctccgatgcctaaatAAGCACTATATTCGGATCTAAACAGAGTTCTCTAGAGATTGTAAGTGTGAAGGCAATCAATgaactgataggttatgatacatatgacaaaacataaatcatgcggaaaaaccttaatgtcaggaaacatattatttacacataatcatttagcataatttaggagcatacactttgtagcgtgccctccctagctgcacccgaaccggACAAGAACATGTCTTTacgactccaaatgtcgtccctccgtagatagtccacagtacgtccggatccgcctcaagttagaccaactagaatcgcccttaaggttactaggaaattcggttaagtgtttgcaagtgtttggcttatttttctttcaaaacttacccttagaatacttcaatcccatgtccataaattatgaccctaggcccttatttatagaggtttggaatgggaatttgaatcctagtaggatacgatttaattaaacttagaatcctacaaggactctaattaattaaataatccttttaggaataggaatttaatcatacaccaaatcctaatagatttaggaattgtgcatggacacaaacacacacacgcacggagccacgagggcgcccatACGTGCAtgcgcttggcccacgctacgcagcccacgctacgcagccacgccttggcgcgctgggcctgccttgcggtgggcctggcgctgccatgggctgtgcgtgttggcgtgcgtcttgcttgctgggcgatggcccggcttcgtgctgggccttcgtccggcaggcttcgtccgatgctcattcgtacgatacgcttccgattaaattcccggttccggaattcatttccgatacgaacaatatttaatatttccgattccggaattaatttccgtttcgaacaaatatttaatatttccgtttccggaattattttccgattccgataatatttccgattctgacaatatttccgcttccggcaatatttccgattccggcaatatttccatttccgataatattttccgatacgtaccatgtttccgtttccggcaacatctacgacttggataatatttatatttccgatacgatccatattttcgtttccggcaatatcatcgtttccggagtattcacttgcttgtgacgatctcagctcccggccactgaaacaaagatccgccgattccgaatatccatagatagattatttaatgccattaaatacttgatccgtttacgtactatttgtgtgaccctacgggttcagtcaagagtaagctgtggattaatatcattaattccacttgaactgaagcggcctctagctaggcattcagctcacttgatctcactgaattattaacttgttaattaatactgaaccgcatttattagacttatcattgaatgcatacttggaccaagggcattatttccttcagtctcccacttgtccttagggacaagtgtgcattacctaattcctttgtcgctcgatgcttgctcttgaacataaggtaagagttgtcatccttattatgtccagaggtgtttctcggtttcagagttcaactgatcaaataaacagataatcatagcctatgatttatccgagcacggccatgcattttacagtttctagctctccgagtggccttgtacaacttttaagcatctcatcccgatttatgggaggacaatcccaatcttgcgatcttgagattagacttcgtttgataggtgattacctgagcgttgcctttatagtctccttttacggtgcgacggttggtcaacgtcaaagtaacaagttctcaaacaagtaacctcaaatcactcaggtattgaggatttagtgtctaataattttaatgaaatttacttatgacagattttcatctcttacagtaaagtttcataggtcttgtccgatactagtcttctcaaagtaagtatctatgcaaatgattatgacattgacatgtccacatagtttaagaaacagaactactagtcatcttgcattctagtcgtctaacgttttctatgcgtccaattttatagaaaactccgaccagggaccattatcaacctttgacattcaagttcacttgatagacatttcttagtcacaggactggtcctgacagtctatcttgaatatatcgtcaatttgaagggactcatcatttaataaaccacaaattaaatggaaaaatgaattttattcatttattgtgaatgattaaccaataatgttttacaaagaattaaactctaaaacttttaaaacattaaatatatcaaagccattctccaatatgcttgattcccatagctgcagtgtgcgagttgtgtttcgcctgcggcagaggtttagtcaatggatctgatatgttgtcatcagttcctatcttgcttatctcgacttattttctttcaacgaactctcgtagaaggtgaaatctacgaagt contains:
- the LOC110790207 gene encoding cationic peroxidase 1 isoform X1, with the protein product MASFSSSSTLKISNLKLQCSLILVLIGVASAQLSSTFYSTSCPNALSTIQSAVQAAVKNESRMGASLLRLHFHDCFVNGCDGSILLDDTANFTGEKTAVPNVNSVRGFDVIDTIKSQVESACAGVVSCADILAVAARDSVVALGGQSWSVQLGRRDSTTASQSAANSNIPAPTLNLSQLIPFFTNRGFTTQDLVALSGAHTIGQARCTTFRSHIYNETNINSTFATSLQANCPSTGGDNNLSPLDKTSPTTFDNAYFTNLMSQQGLLHSDQELYSGNSGTTDSQVSSYSSSSSTFFTDFSTAMLKMGNMSVLTGTTGEVRTNCRKTN
- the LOC110790207 gene encoding cationic peroxidase 1 isoform X2, whose translation is MHFHNQTNNISQMASFSSSSTLKISNLKLQCSLILVLIGVASAQLSSTFYSTSCPNALSTIQSAVQAAVKNESRMGASLLRLHFHDCFVNGCDGSILLDDTANFTGEKTAVPNVNSVRGFDVIDTIKSQVESACAGVVSCADILAVAARDSVVALGGQSWSVQLGRRDSTTASQSAANSNIPAPTLNLSQLIPFFTNRGFTTQDLVALSANCPSTGGDNNLSPLDKTSPTTFDNAYFTNLMSQQGLLHSDQELYSGNSGTTDSQVSSYSSSSSTFFTDFSTAMLKMGNMSVLTGTTGEVRTNCRKTN